The following nucleotide sequence is from Nomia melanderi isolate GNS246 chromosome 10, iyNomMela1, whole genome shotgun sequence.
TGAAACGCCCGATTACTTCTGTTCCCACTGTGACGAGTTTCGGAgattggaaatttcatttatctgtTTACTCGTCGAACGTCTATTAATATTTCCCATCAATTGTGTTAGGTAAATAAGCGAATTTCAAACGGCAATCGTAAAATAAGGATTATTTCATATAACTCGACTTGTCTTCTTGATTCGCGAACGTAATTGCTTCGTTAATAAATCGTATCCACCCCCTTATCAAGTTCTCTCCATTTTAAAAGGAAGTTTCTTTTCTGTTCTCTTCGATTTCTTTAAACAATCGGTTTACTCCATTCGTCATGAACCTCAACGCTCGCGCCACGAAATCCGCAGGAACCGCTGCGAAGGAAAAAGCACGCTCGGTACGAAAACGATTGCGATCTCGTCACGAGACAAGCATGATCGATGAAGTTTTTATGAAAACGACCCGATGATCGAGACACGTAATCCCAGGAGGAACAGCGTCGGAGGGGATGATTTTGATTGATAGAGAACGCGGCAATTTGGAATTCCGTTCGAACGAGAAAAACACATGCCTCCTCCCTGTTGGGCGTACCTTTTTCCGAGAGGTATGCAAACGGCAGGTGGGTCGGGAGCCCCGCGCACACTTACACGGGGACGTATGTCCACGTCAAACTCCTTCCGACTGTGCACGTCCTGGAACAAGGCACGTAGAAGGTGTCTTCCGGCCCGTGTTTCCAAAGGACACTGCTTCCAGTTCGCCCCCTGTCGTCCCGGTTAACCGCGCCGCTCCGAAATTCACCCTCTCCCTGATCCTCTTTCTACCCCTCCCCGTAACCCTCGTCGCTCACCCCGTTCCTCTTCTACATAGTATACATAGAGGGTATATAAACTCTTTACTTTCGCCTTATGCATATCTAATGTCCTCGTTGGTTGGATATTTACAAGTCAAATGGGATCGATCGACGCGCGTTACAACGATCAGGTGAAACCGGCACCAGCGCTGAAGCTTGGGAAACGACGGGGAGGGGGTTGGAAAAGCCGGGTAAAGAATGCCGTGGTTGATGACGCTGTTGggagcgagagaaagggagatagagatatagagagagagatttAACAATGGATAGCGTGTAACGAGAAAAATAGAATGCACGACGAGTCACGGGATCGTATTTATTTTGTTCCCGCGCGGTTCGCCGCGAGACCCGGCACAAAAGGATCCTCCAACACCCTCCCTTCCTGCCCTGCGACCAGATAAAGTCCGGTGGAGCGACAAAGCGCGCGGGGTCACGAGTTCCCCGGTCGCGGCCGGAGACTCGAAAAAGTTCCCGGTCCTGAGGAGGCCGCTCGCACGAGTCATGCATGTGGAAAGTTCTCGCGCCGAAGGACGACACCGCTAAGCACTGGCTCCATCCGGAACGGGGGGAACGGGAGGAATCTTGGTTCCACGACGAGAAATAAATTCTCGCGACCCTGCCCATTTATTTCTCCTTCGACGACGCCGGCTTTTCTGCGCGGCCGAAGTTAATGGACTTGACGAACCCCCACCCCCTCCGACTTTCCGTTCGCTCGAATTCGGCGTTATTTATGAGGCCGCCGGGgatagaaataatgaaatgtgcGGGAGGATCGGGGTTCGGCCGTTATCAAGAGATAAAACGGCGGCGCGACTTCGGAGTGATTTAATTCGCGAAAGTATAGGCGATTACTGTCGCGCCATCGCCGGTTTAACGGGGTATAATACGGCCTcgctataattatttttcacgcgTGCTTCCACCGAAGGGATCCGATCGGCGCGCGCGAGATTATTTCGCGCCGTTGCGTCGCGGCGTGAACCGGGGATTTGCATTATCTTCGAATCGCGTTATTTATTGCCGCCAGCGTAGAGTCGTCGCCGGCCGATTGTAGCCGGAAACGAAAAAATCCCTGTATCTAGCCGTGAAGCGCCAGCCTTAATTGACGGCGAATGGAATTGCGTAATAATCTGTTCGCGCGCTGAATTGAAAGAATTACGTTATCGCCCGCGCGGAACGAACAATCGTCCCTGTCCGGCGCAACGAGATTTTCGATGAGCGCCGACAGGTAAACTGGACAAATGGCATTATCGATTGTGTCGTTCCGAGGCGGGCGGGAAAAAAAATGACGAGTAGTTACGTCGGTAATGAACAATGTTTACGATTGTCTCCGCGTCCGATTCGAACGGGATCTGGTGGGCCAATTTGTTCcctttagaaatattcgataactCGATCCGATTTACCTACGCGCCGCGGTGCGTCCCCTGTACCTGATAAACGAGGTTTGTTGGTGGTATACGCGGCGTCGACCGTAATTGAATTTGTGTAACGTTCGCTTATATCGAGCCCACGAGAATTGACATTATTATAATGTTCGAGGGTCCTTTCCCCGGCCGGGGAATCGATTTACCCGCGCATAACCGACGCTGCTCCGTCGTCGCTCCTTCTTTTCCTCCGATTTTTCGTCACACTCGCCGCCAGGAGAGATACTCTTCCTCCGGCGTTCTTTCTTCCCCTCGGAGTTTCGGAATAAATTCAAATAGTAAGaacgtcgccgtcgtcgtcgtcgtcgtctctgTAGTCGTCGTAGTCGTGCTCGATGCAACCGccgtcgcgcggcgcgccgtttCCTCGAGCCCGTCTTCCTGCGCTCTATCCCGGAGGGAGGTACAAAATGAATTGTACTAGCCGCCTGCACGGCGGTGGGAGTAATTTGATGCACGCCCTTGGACTCCACGGACCCAACGATAATAAAAGGGGTAAACTGTGTTCGTCGTCGTGTTGTATTAATTTAACTTCAGCAACGCGCGTTCGCCGACCGACGACGAGCGGGAATGGGGGGATGGGGTCGCGAGTGAAGTAGAGGGGGCTACACCAAAATGATATTAAGCTAAATTGCCAACGGTACCGCGCTTTAGGTGACTCTCCTCCCCCGAGTTCGAGATTAACGAAACTGGCCAAGAAGTGTAAAGAAAACGGAGCGAGGTAAAAACACGAAAAAGGAGGAAACGGAGAAACGCGGGGGGCGGATTCGGAGAAACGAAGATGGCGGTCGGTCCTGGTAACGGAAGTATTATACAGCTCTGTTGTCGGACTTCCTCTGGTAACTACGAAAGTTCAGCTTCCTCCTGTTGATCGCGTTGCTCGACCCGGCGAGCCCCCCGCTGTCCCATGGTACACGGTGTTGCGTAAACATTACtggttaaaaatgttttaattaaagcgCCGCTTGGCGCTCGTGGATGCTCGTGGCGCACTAGCTGATTAAGGactattttatatcatttcctGGACCGCATTTTCGCGTATTAATTTacgaaaattgaaacgaaactttttACCGCGTAGAGTCAGCAATTTACGTTCATTTAAGGAAAAGGTTCTGGGTCGTAGATTAAGAGACAAATGGCGCAGGCCGCCGCAATTACTTGCAACAATCTCCCTTTCGCACTCTGACTCTCTCTCTAATCTTCGCCGTTGTGTTTCTCGTGTTAACAGAAATCCTCGGGATGGAGCTAAGAACAGCGAAACTGTTGCTCTACTCGACGCTGATGGTTGTGGTCTGCTGGAGCCAGCAGGATTGGACAGCGCAATGCTCGCCGTCGTGCAAGTGCAGATGGGTGTCCGGCAAGAAGACCGCCGAATGCATCAACCAGAACCTGACGCAGATCCCGGAAGGCCTATCGCCCGAGGTCCAGAACTTCGATCTGACCGGGAACCAGATCACGCACCTGATGTACAACTCCTTCAGCCGCGTCTATCTAGTGAACCTGCACAAGCTGGTGCTGCGGAAGTGCGACATCGAGTCGATCCACACGGACGCGTTCAACGGCTTGAAGATCGTTATCGAGATCGACCTGTCCGCGAATCACATAAAAACCCTGTACCCGGGCACGTTCAACGAGACTCAGAGGCTGAGGGTGTTGCTGTTGAACGACAACAAGTTGAAAGTACTGGAGAAGGATCTGTTCCGAGACCTGCACTACCTGCAGAAGGTGATACTGTCGAACAACGAGTTGGAGCGTATCGACGAGAAGACTTTTCGCAATCTGCCGGGGCTGCAGTTAGTTACCTTGAACGGGAACAATCTGAGGACGCTGAAGGTGCAGAGCTTCGAGTTCCTGCCGAAGCTAGGCAGCCTCGAGCTCCAGAATAATCCGTGGGATTGCAACTGCCATCTCAAGAAATTCCGTGATTGGACGATCGAGCGGAAGCTGTACACGAAACCTACCACGTGCCAGTACCCGGCTACCCTAGCCGACAAGATGTGGGACGAGATCAGCAGCGACGAGTTCGCCTGCAGGCCGGAGATCTTCACGATCGGGCCGTCCGTGAAGACCGAGGTCGGCAAGGGGAACGTTACCTTCTGGTGCCGGGCATCCGGGATTCCGCGACCTCAGGTAACCATaagctccctctctctctctctctctcgtttcggGGTGGAGTCGCAGAAAAAAAAGCGAGGCGAGGCGGAACGGAAGCTATCTCGCGGCACTAGGGCATTGTAAAAGAAAGAGAGGTAAAGCGGGGAACCGTTGACTGCGGCCAGTCCGCGGTAACTTGCGAGCAATTTAGTATACAATCCGACTCGACGCCGGGGGTCGGCCGCCGCTGAAAAGATTGCGCCCGGCTAGATTCACGTTCGGGCAACTTAGCTGGAAGCATGTAAACGTTTGCGGCCGGGCAACATTGTTCCCTGATCTCGGACCGGAAGAAACTCTTTCGGGTTTATCCGGCGGATGCGCTTCTTTACTAATTGAAACGGCTCCGCGGGAACCTTCGCCGACGCGAATGCCAAAATTTTCGGTGCGGTCTCGTCGCATGAATCTTGTACGGTTTCCGCAGAGGGATGAATATTGCATTGACACCGAACCGGGAGAAATTGCGGGCCTCTGTCTTTTGCGGATTGCCCTTTAATACGTGCGGTAATTCGTGCGTCTTTGTGACCGGGTCGCGGGGACCGCGTTGGAAACCGTGTCGCGGAATTTTCtcgatttaatgaaattctttgaTTCTCGCGCGGAGAATTCGCGCAgccggaaaaaagaggaaaccgGCGGGGGCGAGAGGGGGACAAGGCAGCCTTTTGATACGAGCCGTACAAAAGGGAGGCGTAGTTACGCGGAGCTTTTGCGTGTAATAACGAAGTCCTTTCAGATTTTTCCCGGCACGAAGGCCGAAAATTAAGAACACCTTTAAGGCGAGCTCGCACTGTTCCGCGGCCCAACTTCCATTGTCCGCGCGTACGAGAGTCGGCCGCGTCTTCATTTTTTTACGAGTCGGCCCTCAGCTGACTCGGATTCACGGCTGAATCACTTTTGTCGTGGAACAGTGATCGctctatttctctttttattctaTAAACCGAAGAGAATGATCCTAGAACTCGACGACGGAAAATACGGAAAGTAGAagagaaatagaataattcGAGAAACGGTATATCGTGTACTGAGTTTTTCCAATGGTTTCCGTGCTTAGTTCCCGCTGTACGTCGAGGCAGGTCTCGTCGACGGTGTTCCGTCGTCGGAGAATGTCCCGACGCGATCGAAGGATCTCATGAAAAGCTTGCTTCTCGTTTTTCAGCTGTTCTGGCTGTATCGGTCCCGAATTCTGAACAACCAGACGAGGCGGCCTAACGGTGAGAAAAGCTACATCCTGAAGTCGAGCCACGACTGGTTGAACCTCACGATTCCGGACGTCACGCTTTCCGACAAGGGTGATTACGTCTGTGTGGCGAAAAGTCCTGGCGGAAATACCGAGAAAAACGTGACCCTGGCTATCGCAGGAGACGCTATAGGCGGCAAGGACAATATAATCAGTCTGCCGCTGGCCTTGGCATTGGGTGTGTCGGCGTTGGTACTTCTAATTGTCACTGTGTCCCTTTGCGTGTGTTACTGTCGGCGCCGTAGGACGAGGCACGACGAGAAGAGCCTGGAGGCCGCCTCGATAGAGCACCACGGCCTCGGCGAGCAGGAGAAGTCCTTGATCACGACCATAAATCCCGTGGTGAAGCCGCCCAGACGGTACGAGGCGCCGTCCGTGACGTCGCACGGCACCGAGATGACGGAGCTGAACCGTACATTGCTCGACAACGACTCGGTCTTTGGTCAGTACACAGCCTACATTACTAAACAGTGCGTGGCCAGGTGCTAGCTACTAACTATTTGTTACTTCCGTCGGGCGATCACGGCGAAACGTAGAACGCTCGCGGGACGGGCGACGTTGACACGGGTTCGATGGTGTTGCGTGTGAGACTGGCGTGCTAGTTTCGAGGAAAACGGAGGAATAATTACCTCGTTGGTGCTATTACGTTCTCGAGAAACCGATAGTCGGAATAGTTCCCCTGGCAATCTTTCTCCTGATCAATGTCTCGCGCCGATAGGAACGCGTAACGGTGGAGGATGATTTTCAGCGAGACCGGTcgtaaatgtaacaaaaatataatagataCCGTCGGTCGCggaattcaatttggtttacaTGAATTAATCAAAACATTTCGAAGGAATGTTCGATTTGATTTCCCGTTTTATCTCTCGCCGGGCgcaatttgaattaaaagaattaacACGTATTCTCGTCGTAATTGAACGCTGAAAATGTTTCGCCGAAACAATAGCGGAAACCATTGACCCGGCATCGATGGTAACCGATCGATCAGAGTTTAACGAGACGTACACGTCGATGAATtccgaaaatgaaaattcagtttGGGCATCGTCGACGACGGCGGCCATCGATCTTCCAGTTTCCTTTGAAAGGAACCGCGGTGAACATCCGCGGAATGGTTGAACATCGATAATTAAGGGATAGAACGGATTAATGGTATTGCGAACGGCGAATGTATTTAAGTGTAAGACGATCGCGTCGGAACGTTGCGGCGGGGTTCAGTAATCCCGACGGCAGATAAACGAGGCGCCATCGATCCCGGGTTAACAAGTATCGGCCAAGACTGTTGCAAGATTAATGAGAGCGTGCAACACGTAATGATAGAGAGGAAAAAGGCATTCGTCATTTGTGTCTGGCTGGCAGCGATACCGTTTTTCCTCCACGCGAGCGGGAGCCCCGTTTCTCGTGGAAGATCGGGCGGCCGCGTCTGTGCGCCGACGTGGCGCGTCGTTAATTAGACGCGACCTATCTGATCGTCGTATCCCCGAAACGCGACGTTTCGCGAATTATTTTGATAAAGGTGTAAATACGCGGAGCAAAGCAGAGGCGGTAAATTATACGTCGGCGGGAAGCAGCGTTCCAGAGGATTGAATTATTTTTGTCTTGAGACTCTACTGGTGCTGTACATAATTAATAAGCGTCAGCCGtgggagagaagagagaggcgTCTAGTTGAATTCGCGTGTACACCGGGACAGAAGCAGCGAAATGCCTCGAGTAACCGTAAGACGATACGGAAAATTTCGCGACATTACCGGGCAAACGGTGGTTTAAATTGGAACTTTATTCTGTTTCGTGAAAACCGATAATATAAGAAACAATGGCGACCAAAATATATCAGAATTCCGAGCGTTATCGAGTGGGGCCATTTTGTTTACCAATTATTGAATTCATTTGCCACGCGGTGGTCATCGAAATAAAGATATAGGTAAATCGCGAGTATCGTACCTCCACGCGGGTCTGTGCGATTTCAAAGGTAATCGGAATATAATCGAGGATCTCGTATCCAACATCTCGGCTATCCCTCCCGCAATCCTTTGTATATCCGTCGCGGTTACGGCTGATCCCCAGCGCATCCTTATTCCCCTAGAGCGTGTTCTACTTTCTCCTTAGACCGTCATTGAATTGCATTCGGATCCTCGGAAAAAACACGGACCGCGATAAAAGTTCCATGATTACCGGGTTCCCTCGTTTACCTGGCCACCAACATTGCCGCAACGACTCCCGGTGTAATAGGAACTGGCGCAGGACGACGGTGTGTCGCGCAGGGACCGACTTCTGCTCCTCCTCGTCGAGAAGATTGCGAGCGAAGTCAGTGGCTGCGAGTGAAACGCGATAAAAACGGACGAGTGTGCATCGACGTCGACCTCCGTTCCATTTTCTTGACAGATTCGTTACGACACGAATCGCGGCGGGCGGCCCCGccatttaatttataaactcGAACGGCGCATTCGGGTAACTCCGACGGCAGAAGTCGACCCACTTTTCCCGCGATGAAATTTTATCTCGCCCGGCACGATCGATTTACGTGTCTTCGCGATATAAGCCACGACAGCTCCACTACATTATGTAATACCCTCGACTATCGGTACGCGATATCGGACGTTCCATCTAACTTGTCGCGCTAAGGAGGATTCAGCCTGTTCCCATGATTACGACCTCCTCGCCGTTCGGTCCGCACCCCCCGCGTCGAAAGATCCCGCGAGAGGTTGACCCGCGCGTGACTGAATGCGACGATCGAACACCTTCGATCGAAAAGGCGTTCGCGTCTTTCCCATTCCCAGAAATCCAGACACAAACACGCCACAAACCGGGCAATTCGCTCGGACACGCAACATCTCGCAACTTATTCTctctcattttttttctctctttttttaattcgtttcatCACCACGCGTCTCTCCACTTTTCTGTTTGTTAACGttcctccttcttttttttgttcatGATCTGGCAGCTGATGGTATCGGTAGCGGTGTCGGCGGCGGAGTGATCGGAGGGGTCGGCGACGACGAGAGGGAGGAACGAGCTACCCCCGAGCTCGAGAGCGGTACCGGTACCCTGTGCCGTGGAGGAGGTGGTAGCTACCGCCAGTATCCGCCGGACCTACTGGCCTTCTCCGGAGGTCGCGGCGCCTCGCCGACCAGCCAAGCATCCACAGCACCTGACAACACTCGTCTTCCGAGTCAGCACGCGACACCCACCACGGCCGCGTTCGGCTCGCCCTCGAACCAATACCCAGCCGCGTTCAAGACCCTGCCCCACAATCGTAGCGTCACGCCGTACGGTATCGCGAGCTCGACGATCGCGCCGGTGATGCCACGGCACGGCTACGTGACGATACCACGGCGACCGAGAGCGCCTAGCTGGAGCAGCGGACCACCGATGTCGCCGACGGACGGCCTGGAACCGGTCTACGATAACCTAGGGCTGCGCACCACCGCGGACGGAAGCTCCGTGCTCTCTCTGAACAAAAGTCCCGAGCCATTGTCCTCCATGAGGAATAGACCCCTGCCGGGGACGCCTAGCTCGCACTATGGCACGATACAACGAAGCACCCCGAACATACTAACCAGCAGCCCGCTGGACAGAGCCGCCCCCGAGGGCGCAGCCGAATGGCCAGCTAAACTAGCCGACGAGTCCACGGACAGCAACAACGTTCTAGCCCAACAACAATCGGGCAGCAGCAACACACTCGGCAGAAAAGTCCCGCCCAGGCCACCGCCCAAGCCCAAGAAGAAGTCCACGAATGGACCCCTGTACGAGGACGAAGGAGAAGATGGCACCGAGGTATGATCAGCGTACATGGGTCGGCGAAGCTGAGGCCGCGAGGTCGTGGCCGTGCTGAGGAGGAGAGACGCATGACCGCAGTCACAATAAATCGGTAGTGCCTTTGAAGACGAGACGACCAGCGCGGCGACACGACGCGAAActacgcggcgcgacgcgacgcgacgcgcgggtCGATACTTGGTTCGAGCGCGTAACTTCGCCCGGCGAATGTGCTGACGGACGATCGTACGGCGGGCTTCCACATCCGGTGAAACAGGTCGTCGGGCGAACCGCTGACTCGCAAGGAACCAGCAGAACTTTTCGGCACGCGACGCCTTCGCCGGTCGTTCTTTCCTCGTccctgtttttctctttttctctttgatctctttctatctctccgTGTTTCTCTGTTCTCCTGcgttttctaatttatttatgttctgTGCCGAGACTCACCGCGGACGACATACACAGTGATTCGACTTTCACAAACCGAAACTTCTAGTGGTGGACTCTGGTAGAGCACGGTCTGTCGGTTGACTTCTCGTGACACTCGACAATGAAGATGGTGGATTATGGGACAGCTCGATGTCCGTTCCATTCGCGCATCGATCTTTTAATGAACGGAGACGCTGGTGTTATGGGTGAACGGGTACCATTCGTCTTATTTATTGTCGCGCTGACTGTTTGCCTAACGGAGAACACGCGTTGAACGACGATCACGTTTTGTACACGATCTTCTTGTAAAGCGGCGGTGCCAATGACGGAGACGCCAACGACGAGAACGAAAAACTGGCCCAATTTGTAAC
It contains:
- the kek5 gene encoding leucine-rich repeat, immunoglobulin-like domain-containing kekkon 5 protein isoform X2; translated protein: MELRTAKLLLYSTLMVVVCWSQQDWTAQCSPSCKCRWVSGKKTAECINQNLTQIPEGLSPEVQNFDLTGNQITHLMYNSFSRVYLVNLHKLVLRKCDIESIHTDAFNGLKIVIEIDLSANHIKTLYPGTFNETQRLRVLLLNDNKLKVLEKDLFRDLHYLQKVILSNNELERIDEKTFRNLPGLQLVTLNGNNLRTLKVQSFEFLPKLGSLELQNNPWDCNCHLKKFRDWTIERKLYTKPTTCQYPATLADKMWDEISSDEFACRPEIFTIGPSVKTEVGKGNVTFWCRASGIPRPQLFWLYRSRILNNQTRRPNGEKSYILKSSHDWLNLTIPDVTLSDKGDYVCVAKSPGGNTEKNVTLAIAGDAIGGKDNIISLPLALALGVSALVLLIVTVSLCVCYCRRRRTRHDEKSLEAASIEHHGLGEQEKSLITTINPVVKPPRRYEAPSVTSHGTEMTELNRTLLDNDSVFADGIGSGVGGGVIGGVGDDEREERATPELESGTGTLCRGGGGSYRQYPPDLLAFSGGRGASPTSQASTAPDNTRLPSQHATPTTAAFGSPSNQYPAAFKTLPHNRSVTPYGIASSTIAPVMPRHGYVTIPRRPRAPSWSSGPPMSPTDGLEPVYDNLGLRTTADGSSVLSLNKSPEPLSSMRNRPLPGTPSSHYGTIQRSTPNILTSSPLDRAAPEGAAEWPAKLADESTDSNNVLAQQQSGSSNTLGRKVPPRPPPKPKKKSTNGPLYEDEGEDGTEV
- the kek5 gene encoding leucine-rich repeat, immunoglobulin-like domain-containing kekkon 5 protein isoform X1 encodes the protein MRHRRSIRDGSDVPPRTKRRRTTTTTRRRGNLAGQILGMELRTAKLLLYSTLMVVVCWSQQDWTAQCSPSCKCRWVSGKKTAECINQNLTQIPEGLSPEVQNFDLTGNQITHLMYNSFSRVYLVNLHKLVLRKCDIESIHTDAFNGLKIVIEIDLSANHIKTLYPGTFNETQRLRVLLLNDNKLKVLEKDLFRDLHYLQKVILSNNELERIDEKTFRNLPGLQLVTLNGNNLRTLKVQSFEFLPKLGSLELQNNPWDCNCHLKKFRDWTIERKLYTKPTTCQYPATLADKMWDEISSDEFACRPEIFTIGPSVKTEVGKGNVTFWCRASGIPRPQLFWLYRSRILNNQTRRPNGEKSYILKSSHDWLNLTIPDVTLSDKGDYVCVAKSPGGNTEKNVTLAIAGDAIGGKDNIISLPLALALGVSALVLLIVTVSLCVCYCRRRRTRHDEKSLEAASIEHHGLGEQEKSLITTINPVVKPPRRYEAPSVTSHGTEMTELNRTLLDNDSVFADGIGSGVGGGVIGGVGDDEREERATPELESGTGTLCRGGGGSYRQYPPDLLAFSGGRGASPTSQASTAPDNTRLPSQHATPTTAAFGSPSNQYPAAFKTLPHNRSVTPYGIASSTIAPVMPRHGYVTIPRRPRAPSWSSGPPMSPTDGLEPVYDNLGLRTTADGSSVLSLNKSPEPLSSMRNRPLPGTPSSHYGTIQRSTPNILTSSPLDRAAPEGAAEWPAKLADESTDSNNVLAQQQSGSSNTLGRKVPPRPPPKPKKKSTNGPLYEDEGEDGTEV